The genomic interval ttcaaatcatcctttatggacaaaggtttcacacaatggaaaaattatggaatcaaaaatataggacatctttatgggaaaggtacttttctttcatttcaagagttacaacagaattatggactgcactcaaataatatcttcagatatctacaaattagagattatgctaaatctaatacacaagtctacaggaatagggaatcagaaattcttgatgaatgtctgaacaagcatcctaatactgaaaaactaatagcttatatttataacaccctactaaacaacgaggtaccaccgaccgaaccatatagatacaaatgggaaaatgaaataggtcatcctatcacgaaagatatgtgggacgaaagtttacaacaaatacatcaatgttcattaaatgccagacatactttaatacaattcaaggtcttacatagactacacttctctaaaataaaactaaatagaatcttcccacaaatctctcctatttgtgataaatgtctacatttagaggctaatttaacacatacgtttgcaaactgtataaaacttaaacatttctggactgatatttttgaaataacttcagaagttattaatacaaaactggacccagacacaaaattaataatacttggaatatcagaacaaagcttaacactcacaacaaaccaaagaaatttcctcaactacagtataataaccgggaaaaaattaatattaaaattttggaaaggccctacaacccccacaattaaaatgtggattacggaaatgtcggagaccctatacttagaaagaattagacttgtcttaatggacaaacaagatcttttccataaaatttgggctccattcattaactatctgaagggatagattggcacagcacgaggacccaactgaaacttgaactcaggaacagatgaaaagctatactttataacctacgaacctatctccattgacgtattacaggtaacccattccacctcccttgtttttctgttgtgtttttttttctttcttttttatttgtaactttctaccctctctttttccctctttctataaaaaataaaaacactagaagcagaagcaattgataatggaaaattttaataatttatgactgatgtatatgaaaagttttttttactataatatgtaactacattttataatatgtctacttctaataaataaaataaaaattaaattaaaataaaattcttactcACGGGAATACACAATGCAGAACAACAAATCCTAGTGGTGATCAAATCCACGCCGGTAGGCACGTAACAtacacaatgcaaaataagaaatcctGGTGAGATACAAATCCCCACAGGCAGGTACGTAACATACACAATGTTACTCACGTTTATCCCAGCTTCGGCAGCGTTCTTCCCTCACCTGGATTCAAACAGGTGCTAGTGGCAGAGAAGACTCAATGTAAGGAAAACCCTCACCTTTTTGATATGTCGGCTGAGTCGACTACCACTAGAGTTTTATTCTCAAGAATCCAAGTTAGTTGAGGAGATCATCGATCTCGGTGGAACCTCCAACGCTGCTGGAATAATTCTACCATGTTTTGCTATCCTTGTTATTTGGATCAAACAGCCGGCAGTGACTGTAAAGCAACTGCtttgagagggaggggagtggggcggggggcgggggggttgaaGGGAGTGCaagagcgggggagaggggtagcgacATGTGCCGTGCTTTTGGAGAGATAGAGAGGTAAGGGAGAGAGtaaacccgctgagtcactccagcacgttgtgcctttccttgattaccagcatctgcagttccttgtatgcaCGGGTTGTCGGCGTGGCTGAGGCGGTGACCAGCGATTGGATGGGTCGGCTGGTGCGTGGGTGAGAGATGAATATAAAAGTGTGGCCGAGTCCGGAGAAAGCACATCGTTTCCCCAGCGTCTGACCGGAGTCTTGTGGAGCGCTGTCACCTCGGGTACCATGAATAAAATCGTCCTGTACGACCAAGAGGACTTCCTCGGGGAGTCCAAGCAGTTTGTGAGGAATGTGCCGGACCTGGCCTTGAAGATGTTCAACGACACTGCCAAGTCGGCGCGGGTGGAGGGCCTGCACTGGGTCGCCTACAAGGATGCCGACTACAAGGGCGAGTTCATTATCTTCGCGCCCGGCGACTATACCACCCTGGGCCCTAATTTCAGGTATAAACTTAGCTCGCTGCGGCTGGTTGAAGAGGAGCTGTTGAACCCGGAGATCGTTCTGTACGAGGATGTGGACTACAAGGGCGAGCACCGCGGAGTCAAGAAGGAGGCTGATAACCTGCAGAGAGCCGACTTTAATAACCTGGTCTCGTCTCACCAGGTGAAGCAGGGCGTGTGGATCCTCCATCAAGGGTACAACCAGACCCGGGCGCGCCTCATCACCTTCAAGGGCGACAAGTGGCGCAGCTACTTCGACTACGGATGGAACGACAAACTCTCCTCGCTCCGCCCTCTGGAAAACAGCTACACTGAGGTCGGAGCCTCGCCCAGCGTGAGGCTCGAACATACCTCATGTGGGATGTGAGCCTCGTCAAGCCGCCTCAGCTGcaacctctccccccttcccggctcttcctctcctccttcctccGCTCGGGCCAGTATCCCGTCGCTTTACAGCTCATTTAAAGAACGAAATAAAATTCTGATCTCAATGCAAAATGCCTCCAGTTGTTTGTGGAGTAAATGGGGACGCGGTTGGCGGGGAGTGGGACGGATAGACGGGTCTAATTCTTCACGGCAGCGCTACGGAGTTCCCGAGTCGGGGACAGGCTGGGGAAACGTCgctcacccctcacacacactcacccgcacacactcacccccccacacacacactcacatacacacacacacactcacccccccccacacactcacactcaccccctcacacacacacactcacccgcacacacacacattcactcacccccacacacactcacccgcacacacactcacccccacacactctcaccagcacacacactcacactcacctcccccccacacacacacacaatcacccccaccacacacgctccctcacacacacacactcacccgcacatacacactcaccccccccccacacacacacacacttacccgcacacacacccccacacactcaccccccccaaaacacacacactcacccgcacatacatacacactcacccaccacacacactcacccgcacacacacacacaccctcacacacactcacccgcacacacaatcactcacccccacacacactcacccgcacacacactcacccctcacacacactcacccctcacacacactcacccgcacatacacactcaaacacacactcacccccacacactcaccccctccccacacactcacaggcCGATCCAGGCCTTACAGATCCATAGTTACTCTTAGACTCTGAGTTACACATATttagaggattgtgttcagtttcggtcaccgtgttataggaaagatggtgtgaAGCTGGAAAAGTCGCTGACAAGATTGACGAGGATGTGCcacgacttgagggtctgaggtacagggagaggttggggcaggttcGGACTTTATTCcccggagcgcaggaggatgaggggtgaccttatagtggTGAacacaatcatgaggggaatagaccggGCAAATGTCTTGACTGAGATAATCGCATCTTCTCCAGTCACAGGCGGCGACCCCGAGGACTGGACTACCCCCTCCACCACCCGTTCCccgttccttcctccccacccctcccccctccccccccactccctccccccctccaccaccccctctccgtcgCTTCCTCCCAGGTGGGCGAGTGTAGACCTGTGGATGAATCTGTGGACCAGGTGGGAGAGTGTAGATCTCTGTGAATTGGACAGGAGTCTGGTGGAGGATGATTGTGCACTGACAAAGGAAATGCTAAATAGATTTGGGCTgctggacacaacatgctgagcCTGACTTACACAATACAGAGTAATCACCAGGGTTTGTGCTGCTCACATCAGCATCAATATTCACTGTTGTAATGTGCTCTTGGTGCAGCTGCAATGAACATTGACAGGACTCCATTTACCAGGAAAACATAGCGATGTTCTGTCAAAGAGATTCCATTAGAGGCCGTGACGCAGGTAGATGCACGCGCTAACACATATACCCCACAACCCAAAACATATTTCACTGTTACTTCAGTAATGGATCTTTATGAATTTCTGtgcatttgtttgtttattgttgTCATTCCACTGacatatagtcatagaatcagtGAAACAACCCCATCAGCACACCACAGCCATGCCTGTCTTTTGGCCCAAATACTCTAATCCCATTTGATGTCTATTAATTTTGAATGCTTCTATGCCTCACCTATTTAAGTGCATCGTGTGGGAGAAAGTGAATGAAAACGGATAAAGCATTAGTGTTGCCATAGTGGGATAGTACGTCGGATGCACAAGagaatgtagatgctggaatcaggagcAACAAAACAAAATTGCTGGATGAGCTCAGAATCAATCgacagttgatgttttggggTGAGGGTCAACTGGATTACAAGTTGGCCTTGCTCTGGACAAAACTGTAAATGTAATTCATGTAAATTCAGATTTCCACAATATTGTCCACGCCCTCTGCAGGAGGCCAGCCCAGAGGACAATTGTAAATGCTTGGAAGTCATCTGGCTTGGACTTTCAGCGTTGGAACAGATGTCCATCCCTCCCAGATCACCCTACTGCAATATTCAGCCGACTATGAAATATTACAATAATCATCAGCTCTACTATGGAGAAAGACaaatacagggatgtaatgctgaggcactttcaggcgctggtcaggccgcatttggatattgagaacaattttgggcactatattGGAGGAAGggtgtactggctctggagaggggccAGAGGAGCAAgcatgatcccagaaatgagtgggttaacctatgatgagcgtttgacagcactgggcctgcactcgctggagtttagaaggatgagggggcctcattgaaacgtatcgaatagtgaaaggcttggatgtggagaggaattaTTCACTAGAGAGTGGGTCTAGGattagtggtcatagcctcagaattaaaggttgttCATTtaagaaggaggtgaggaggaatttattttgtcagagggtggtgaatctggaattctttgccacagaaggccatggaaaccaagtcaattgatatttttaaggcagagatagatagatgcttgattagtatgatatcacaggttatggggagtaggcaggagaatggggttaggagtgcgagatagattagccatgattgaatggcagagtagacttgatgggccgaatggcctaattctgctcctatgatttatgacctCATGAACAGCTTCATTGGAAACTGTCCTCAACATCCTACTGGCCACACATCATCCTGTCTTGGAGACCTATTGCTCAATGTGTGACATTGGTGATCCACAATACCCAGATAAGAGTGATCAAAATAATAAAATCCAAGTTTTTTTTCAAACTCGTATAGGTAATTAAATATTTCATCCAAGAACAATGAGATCGTCCAAAATGTTGGGCTCCTGCCTACAATTTAAGAAGCAAAATATTCCAACATGATACAAGTTGGAGAAGAGTATCTACAAAAATATTCAAACATAATTGTTTAAACTTACTCCTCTTAATCAAAAAAGATCTTTGGAGGTTTGTTTCAGGATGTAAGTAAGCCACGAGAATATAAACGATCATTGCCACCACCAATAAAAATCCAAAGCCTTCGATAATCCTGTACGCGATGGGAAACTCTAGAA from Amblyraja radiata isolate CabotCenter1 chromosome 2, sAmbRad1.1.pri, whole genome shotgun sequence carries:
- the LOC116985569 gene encoding epidermal differentiation-specific protein-like; translated protein: MNKIVLYDQEDFLGESKQFVRNVPDLALKMFNDTAKSARVEGLHWVAYKDADYKGEFIIFAPGDYTTLGPNFRYKLSSLRLVEEELLNPEIVLYEDVDYKGEHRGVKKEADNLQRADFNNLVSSHQVKQGVWILHQGYNQTRARLITFKGDKWRSYFDYGWNDKLSSLRPLENSYTEVGASPSVRLEHTSCGM